One window of the Rhodococcus sovatensis genome contains the following:
- a CDS encoding HNH endonuclease, whose protein sequence is MQKLGDFTTAHTLSDQDIVTGLAHIHTAETQLAASRLAMLTEADRRGLALQLGHSSIKRWYAKAVRLPEGNIAHQMALGKWLWHNPTVAEALTDGTIHYLHVKAIADGIATVLAADPTLTESRQTDIIAVLLDVATRGLAKDVHDRGQELAQHAANDARARHEAERQRREQERREEERRKSERSNSPDDSVDDENSDDKDSDHEHPGLHDDTRRHDTPQPPPPLPVSENRALNRLGIYPLANGRSKIEGNLDKLTVEKLKTALSPLTAPKPAPDGTRDPRTPDRRNADGLSELLDRYLHARTGTGSGGVNVNLTVSLADLLKKPTDAENASRHNATQRHDRPSPSDSDWPFWLDWTGPISHKLAEFLSCDADLTPVIVDHHGVPLALGRSFRLASNSLREAVIIRDRCCVMCGRPAQWCQVHHVIYWNDDGPTNLNNLALVCTECHRDIHNTGWKLAMGDDGHPYAIPPAEVDPERRPVASYHRRRKHSA, encoded by the coding sequence ATGCAGAAGTTGGGGGACTTCACCACAGCGCACACGCTGTCCGACCAGGACATCGTGACCGGCCTCGCGCACATCCACACTGCCGAGACGCAGCTCGCCGCATCACGACTGGCGATGCTCACCGAAGCAGATCGGCGAGGACTCGCACTGCAACTCGGGCACTCCTCCATCAAACGCTGGTACGCCAAAGCGGTGCGGCTCCCCGAGGGGAACATCGCCCACCAGATGGCACTCGGAAAGTGGCTGTGGCACAACCCCACCGTCGCCGAAGCCCTCACCGACGGCACTATCCACTACCTGCACGTCAAAGCCATCGCCGACGGGATCGCCACCGTTCTCGCGGCCGACCCCACCCTCACCGAGTCCAGGCAGACGGACATTATCGCGGTACTGCTGGACGTCGCCACCCGCGGCCTCGCCAAAGACGTGCACGACCGCGGCCAAGAACTGGCCCAGCACGCCGCCAACGACGCCCGAGCCCGCCACGAGGCCGAACGGCAGCGCAGGGAGCAGGAGCGCCGCGAGGAAGAACGGCGTAAGTCCGAGCGAAGCAACAGCCCCGACGACTCCGTGGACGATGAAAATTCCGACGACAAAGATTCCGACCACGAACATCCCGGCCTGCACGATGACACCCGCCGACACGACACACCGCAGCCCCCGCCGCCGCTGCCGGTATCCGAGAACAGGGCCCTCAACCGACTCGGCATCTACCCACTGGCCAACGGCCGCAGCAAGATCGAAGGCAACCTCGACAAACTGACCGTCGAGAAGCTCAAAACTGCCCTGTCACCGCTGACCGCGCCCAAACCCGCACCCGACGGCACCCGTGACCCGCGCACACCGGACAGACGCAACGCCGACGGCCTCAGCGAACTCCTCGACCGCTACTTGCACGCCCGAACAGGCACCGGATCGGGCGGAGTCAATGTCAACTTGACCGTGTCACTTGCCGACCTGCTGAAGAAACCTACCGACGCGGAGAATGCTAGCCGTCACAACGCAACTCAGCGGCACGATCGTCCGAGTCCCAGTGACAGTGACTGGCCGTTCTGGCTGGACTGGACCGGGCCCATCAGCCACAAACTCGCCGAATTCCTCTCCTGCGACGCCGACCTCACACCGGTGATCGTGGACCACCACGGAGTCCCCCTCGCACTCGGCCGCAGCTTTCGGCTCGCATCCAACTCTCTACGCGAGGCGGTCATCATCCGTGACCGCTGTTGCGTGATGTGCGGGCGCCCAGCACAATGGTGCCAAGTCCACCACGTCATCTACTGGAACGACGATGGCCCAACGAATCTGAACAACCTCGCCCTCGTGTGCACCGAATGCCACCGCGACATACACAACACCGGCTGGAAACTCGCCATGGGCGACGACGGGCACCCGTACGCCATTCCGCCCGCGGAAGTCGACCCCGAGCGTCGACCCGTCGCTAGCTACCACCGGAGACGAAAACACTCCGCCTAG